The Sphingomonas sp. LY54 genome includes a region encoding these proteins:
- a CDS encoding HPr family phosphocarrier protein: MPSRTVDVLNKRGLHARASAKFVTMASEHKAEIEVEKDGSKVCGTSIMGLMMLGAAMGDTITISASGDGADAAVAALAELVEAKFGEE; the protein is encoded by the coding sequence ATGCCGTCGCGTACCGTCGACGTGCTGAACAAGCGCGGGCTCCACGCCCGGGCGAGCGCCAAATTCGTCACCATGGCGAGCGAGCACAAAGCCGAAATCGAGGTCGAAAAGGACGGCAGCAAGGTCTGCGGCACATCGATCATGGGCCTGATGATGCTGGGCGCCGCGATGGGCGACACGATCACGATCAGCGCGTCCGGCGACGGCGCCGACGCCGCGGTGGCCGCGCTGGCGGAGCTCGTGGAAGCCAAGTTCGGCGAGGAATAA
- a CDS encoding RNA methyltransferase has protein sequence MPREITAFSNPLVKRVRGLREKKNRREEGLFMAEGLRILTEAREAGFLPDTLFFAANSPPHPLLDQLIAETEADGGEAIATSADILHKLSGKDNPQIVLGVYRAFPTDLDRIDRSKADLWIVAQSLRDPGNLGTILRTGDAVGAGGLILVDECVDPFSVEAVRATMGALFTQQIATASWEEFVAWLRAGEGELVGTSLQASQDYQEPRYGKPCFILVGNEAQGLPAAYEAECDTLVKMPMLGKADSLNAAVATAVMAYEVINQWRRA, from the coding sequence ATGCCCCGCGAGATCACCGCTTTCTCCAACCCGCTGGTGAAGCGGGTGCGCGGCCTGCGCGAGAAGAAGAACCGCCGCGAGGAAGGCCTGTTCATGGCCGAGGGGCTGCGCATCCTTACCGAGGCGCGCGAGGCGGGCTTCTTGCCCGATACCTTGTTCTTCGCGGCGAATAGCCCGCCCCACCCGTTGCTCGACCAGCTGATCGCCGAAACCGAGGCCGACGGCGGCGAGGCGATCGCGACCAGCGCCGACATCCTCCACAAGCTCTCCGGCAAGGACAATCCGCAGATCGTGCTGGGCGTTTACCGCGCCTTCCCGACCGATCTCGACCGGATCGACCGGAGCAAGGCCGACCTCTGGATCGTCGCCCAGTCGCTGCGCGATCCCGGCAATCTCGGCACGATCCTCAGAACCGGTGACGCGGTCGGCGCGGGCGGGCTGATCCTGGTCGACGAGTGCGTGGACCCCTTCTCGGTCGAGGCAGTGCGCGCGACCATGGGCGCGCTCTTCACCCAGCAGATCGCCACTGCCTCCTGGGAGGAGTTCGTCGCCTGGCTTCGCGCCGGCGAGGGCGAACTCGTCGGCACCAGCCTTCAGGCGAGCCAGGATTATCAGGAGCCGCGCTACGGCAAGCCCTGCTTCATCCTCGTCGGCAACGAGGCGCAGGGGCTTCCCGCGGCCTATGAGGCCGAGTGCGACACTTTGGTGAAGATGCCGATGCTGGGCAAGGCCGACAGCCTCAACGCCGCCGTCGCCACCGCGGTGATGGCCTATGAAGTGATCAACCAGTGGCGGCGCGCGTGA
- a CDS encoding PTS sugar transporter subunit IIA — protein sequence MIGLVLVTHGRLAAEFIVAMEHVVGPQQRIEGICIGPDDDMEVRRNDIAEAIAKVDDGQGVIILTDLFGGTPSNLAISLMKSEKIEVIAGVNLPMLIRLEGARKNMDVKAAVAAAREAGRKYISVASEILGEAV from the coding sequence ATGATCGGTCTTGTACTGGTTACCCATGGCCGCTTGGCGGCCGAGTTCATCGTTGCCATGGAACATGTGGTCGGCCCGCAGCAGCGGATCGAGGGCATCTGCATCGGTCCGGACGACGACATGGAAGTGCGGCGCAACGACATCGCCGAAGCGATCGCCAAGGTCGATGACGGACAGGGCGTCATCATCCTCACCGACCTGTTCGGGGGAACGCCCTCCAACCTCGCCATCTCACTGATGAAGTCCGAGAAGATCGAGGTCATCGCCGGCGTCAACCTGCCGATGCTGATCCGGCTCGAAGGCGCGCGCAAGAATATGGACGTGAAAGCCGCGGTCGCCGCGGCGCGCGAGGCCGGCCGCAAATATATCTCGGTCGCGTCCGAAATCCTGGGCGAAGCGGTCTAG